Proteins from one Mycobacteriales bacterium genomic window:
- a CDS encoding Clp protease N-terminal domain-containing protein — protein MFEGFTDGSRRAVVLAQQSAVDLRHRMIAAEHLLLGVAIAEPGAAAAALAELEVTPDHLRKAVFRVVPPGSSIPRAGHMPFTDAAKKAMELALEEAARFDAEAIDTGHVLLALLRGGGDELPAVLAAADLDAAALRPAVERQLEGRPPEPRPSQLDRIEALLTDVLARLERIESGSDRP, from the coding sequence GTGTTCGAGGGGTTCACCGACGGCTCCCGCCGCGCGGTCGTGCTGGCCCAGCAGTCGGCCGTCGACCTGCGGCACCGCATGATCGCGGCCGAGCACCTGCTGCTCGGCGTCGCGATCGCCGAGCCCGGTGCGGCGGCGGCCGCGCTCGCCGAGCTGGAGGTGACGCCGGACCACCTCCGGAAGGCGGTCTTCCGGGTCGTCCCGCCCGGCTCGTCGATTCCCCGGGCCGGCCACATGCCCTTCACCGACGCCGCCAAGAAGGCGATGGAACTGGCGCTGGAGGAGGCGGCGCGGTTCGACGCCGAGGCGATCGACACCGGGCACGTCCTGCTCGCGCTGCTGCGCGGCGGCGGTGACGAGCTGCCGGCCGTGCTCGCCGCGGCCGACCTGGACGCGGCGGCGCTCCGGCCGGCGGTCGAGCGGCAGCTGGAGGGGCGCCCCCCGGAGCCGCGCCCGAGCCAGCTCGACCGGATCGAGGCCCTGCTGACCGACGTGCTGGCCCGGCTGGAGCGGATCGAGTCCGGGTCGGACCGCCCCTGA
- a CDS encoding MBL fold metallo-hydrolase: MTYTGDVTAGGAADERELDGLTITKMSVGPMDNNAYLLVDRATGEGLLIDAANEGDRLLSMVGSIPLGTVVTTHRHGDHWQALAAVTAATGARTVAHRLDASELPVPVDREVRNGDTIPFGSSALSVIHLRGHTPGSIALAYTDPSAGVVHLFTGDSLFPGGPGNTEKDPERFTSLMNDLEERIFGLYADSTWVYPGHGKDTTVGTERLSVPTWRTRGW; this comes from the coding sequence ATGACCTACACCGGGGACGTGACGGCCGGCGGAGCTGCCGACGAGCGCGAGCTGGACGGGCTGACGATCACCAAGATGTCGGTCGGCCCGATGGACAACAACGCGTACCTGCTGGTGGACCGGGCGACCGGCGAGGGCCTGCTGATCGACGCGGCGAACGAGGGCGACCGGCTGCTGTCGATGGTCGGCAGCATCCCGCTCGGCACCGTGGTCACCACCCACCGGCATGGCGACCACTGGCAGGCGCTGGCCGCGGTGACGGCGGCGACCGGCGCGAGGACGGTCGCGCACCGCCTGGACGCGTCCGAGCTGCCGGTCCCGGTGGACCGCGAGGTCCGCAACGGCGACACGATCCCGTTCGGGTCCTCGGCGCTGTCGGTGATCCACCTGCGCGGGCACACGCCCGGCTCGATCGCGCTCGCCTACACCGACCCGTCCGCCGGCGTCGTGCACCTGTTCACCGGCGACTCGCTGTTCCCGGGAGGGCCGGGCAACACCGAGAAGGACCCGGAGCGGTTCACCTCGCTGATGAACGACCTGGAGGAGCGGATCTTCGGTCTCTATGCCGACTCGACCTGGGTCTACCCCGGCCACGGCAAGGACACCACGGTCGGCACCGAACGCCTCTCCGTCCCCACCTGGCGCACCCGCGGCTGGTAG